CGGCCACCTTCTGCGCGGCGGCAGCCAAATGCTGCTCATGCGTAAACCCGGAAACCTTGAGCGGCTTCAAATCATGATCCCCGGCCGCCAACCAAAACACTTCAATACTCGGCGATAAGGAATACCCTTCGACAGCGTCCCGATTGCCAAGCGCATCCCGCTCGCCCTGAACAATCAGCGTCCGAGTCTTCAACCCAGCCAAATGCTCAACCCGTGGCTTCTCCGGTTTCCCAACCGCATAAAACGGATACCCCAGACAAACCAATGCATCAGCGCCCAACTCGTCCGCCAAGAGACTGGCCATCCGCCCCCCCATCGACTTCCCGCCAACCGCCAAAACCCCAGCGACATGACGTCGCACTTCAGCGAAAACCTCACGCCAGCACTCCTGCAATTTCCCCGCAGGATTCGGCGGCCGCTTAACCCCATCAACCCGCCGCTGCGCCATATAAGGAAACTCAAACCGCAACACGTTGATACCAAGCCCGGCAAGGCGCCCAGCCATATCGTTCATCCAGTCGCTATCCATCGGCGCCCCCGCCCCATGCGCAAGAATGAGCGTCGCCGAAGCCTCACCAACAGCGGCATCCCAAAGCCACCCGTGATCCCGCAGGCACTGCGCCCATTGATCCCCGTCAATACTGGCCTTGTGCTGTTTGTCCATGCTTGCCTCGCTTTTAGTCTGCCTATAACTCCAGGCGAAGGATTCGCGGCGTTTTCTGCGCGCGCTCACTTCGGCTGAACCGTGGATGGGGAACCATGAACACTTCTATCAGTACCGCCTACAACTACAAGGTGGTCCGCCAATTCGCCATTATGACGGTGGTGTGGGGCATCGTCGGCATGGGGCTCGGGGTTTTTCTCGCGGCTCAATTGGTCTGGCCCGAACTCAACTTCAACCTGCCGTGGACCAGCTTCGGACGCCTGCGCCCGCTGCACACCAACGCGGTGATCTTCGCGTTCGGCGGCTGTGCCTTGTTCGCCAGTTCGTTCTACTCGGTGCAACGCACCTGCCAGACCCAACTGTTTGCGCCGAAAATTGCCGCCTTCTGCTTCTGGGGCTGGCAACTGGTGATCCTGCTGGCGGCCATCAGCCTGCCGCTGGGTTACACCAGCTCCAAGGAATACGCCGAGCTGGAATGGCCGATCGACATCCTGATCACCATCGTCTGGGTCGCCTACGCCATCGTGTTCTTCGGCACGATCATGCAGCGCAAGACCAAGCACATTTATGTGGGCAACTGGTTCTTCGGCGCGTTCATCATCACCGTGGCGAT
The sequence above is a segment of the Pseudomonas sp. HS6 genome. Coding sequences within it:
- a CDS encoding alpha/beta family hydrolase, translated to MDKQHKASIDGDQWAQCLRDHGWLWDAAVGEASATLILAHGAGAPMDSDWMNDMAGRLAGLGINVLRFEFPYMAQRRVDGVKRPPNPAGKLQECWREVFAEVRRHVAGVLAVGGKSMGGRMASLLADELGADALVCLGYPFYAVGKPEKPRVEHLAGLKTRTLIVQGERDALGNRDAVEGYSLSPSIEVFWLAAGDHDLKPLKVSGFTHEQHLAAAAQKVAAFLKH